CAACGGGATCATGGAGATGTTCCGGGTCGCGGCGGACTGGGGCCGGGACCGGAAGAACCCGACATCGCAGCTCGTTCCCGGCGCGGGGACCTACCGCGGGCCGGTGGACGTACGCTTCGAGACCAGCGAGCCGGCCACGATCTACTACACGACCGACGGCAGCCGTCCCACGCTCCAGTCGCCGCGCTACGCGGCCACCGAGTTCCGGGAGCCGGGGCAGGTGTTCCACGTGACCGAGACGACGACGTTCCGTTGGTTCTCGGTGGACAGCGCCGGCAACATCGAGAAGAACTACGACCCGACGAAGAACGACAGACGCAACAACTACCGTACGGCGACGATCAAGATCGCCAAGAGGTAGTAAGGACCAGGTGATCATTGCCCCGCCGGTGCCTTCACCCGCGCCGGCGGGGCAATGATCAATCAGGCCGCGTCCTCGACCGCCGTGGACAGGTCCTCGTCTGGTGGGTAGGCGGCGCGCATGCCCGGGAGCGAGGATTCGGCCGCCGATCTGGACCCGGCATCACACGGGCGGTCTCGCGCCGACCGGGTGTTCGCCATATCGCGGCGGGGCTCGCCTTACCAAGAGCCCGTCTTCTGTCGACGGGCATCCGGTGGCAGACGGCGGCACACAGGTATTCAGAGTTGGCCGGTAGCGGCCGTTCGGGGTTCCTGGGCGAGTTGGGCGGCTGTGTCGAAGGCCACCGTCCAGGGGAAGGCTTTCTGCTGCTCGTTGCCGCTGCCGGGCGGATGCGGTTCCCATTGGTCGTCGGGACCGAGCAGGACGCGGACCCCTTCGTCGCGGAGGTTGGCTACGGCGTGCCGGAACGGCGCCCGTGCGGCGAGGGCGGCGTTGACGAACGGGACGATGACGGTCGGCACCTGCCGTCCGATCAGCTCGGCGACCGAGGTCATGGCGTAGTTGTCGGCCAGGCCGAGGGCGATCTTGTTGATCGAGTTGTAGGTCGCGGGAGCGATGACCAGGGCGTCGGTTGCGGGAAGCGACCGCCGGGTGCCCGGCGACGACTGGTAGGTCGACCGGACCGGATGACCGGTGAGGCTCTCGAGCGACTGCGGTTCGATGAAGTTCATCGCGCTCGGCGTGGCCGTGACCGCTGCTGTCCAGGATTGACTCTGTGCAGCCCTGACGAGCTTGGATACCTCGGCGGCCGGATCGGCGCCGCAGACGACGATCTGGAGATGGCCGCCGGTCACCACTGGATCCCAGCGCTCCGGGCGAAACCAACGGCGGCGGTACGAACAGAGCCCGTGGCGAGCATGGCGAGGTCGCCTGCAATGCGCTGGACCGCCGGTCGGCAACGGATCTCCTCGGGTGCCACCTCGTACGCGGTGCGCAGCGCGCTGAGTCCGTGCTCGTAGCGTCCCCACTGCGTGTAGGCGCGTGCCACGTCGACGTAGAGAGACGCCCGGCGCTCGGCCAGCCTCACCTTGTCCAGCGGAACGGTGCGGGCGATCGCGATGGCTGTTCCGGCGTCGCCGAGGGTCAGCGCGACGTGGATCCGGTGCAGCAGGACATTGGTGGCGCCGAAGCCGGTCCACCGGTCGTTGCCGTCGTAGCCGAGGCGAGTCGCAGCGTCGGTCGCCTCATCGAGCATCGCGTTCGCGGTGTCCCGGTCATCTCGACGGGCAGCGGCGATGGCCCCTCGAAGAACGAGGGCGCCGTAGACGGCCACCGCATCGGTCGACGTGAGGCGGGTGTCCCGGTCGAGCGAGCCGGCCGCGTTCGCGGCGAGGGTCACCGCCTGATCGTCGTGGCCACTGCCCATGAGTGCATGGGTCATGATCCGGGCGCTCGTGGCGATCGCCACCGGGTCCTGGCTCCTGGCCGCGGCGTGGGTGCTCCGTTCGGCTGCTACCAGGGCCATCCCGCGATCGCCCACCTTCAGCAGGACGCTGCCGACGACGTGGTACATGTCGGCGGCCAGAACCTCGACCCGTGGCCGCTGATCGCCCTCCGCGCCGGACTTCACCGGTTCGAGGGAGGGCAACAGCGTCACAAGCCGGTCGAGTACGCGCTCGTACCGGCAGGCCTGATAGTCGACCTTGGCGGCGGCGACGGCTTGAGTGAATTGCGG
This genomic stretch from Micromonospora krabiensis harbors:
- a CDS encoding flavoprotein, which produces MTGGHLQIVVCGADPAAEVSKLVRAAQSQSWTAAVTATPSAMNFIEPQSLESLTGHPVRSTYQSSPGTRRSLPATDALVIAPATYNSINKIALGLADNYAMTSVAELIGRQVPTVIVPFVNAALAARAPFRHAVANLRDEGVRVLLGPDDQWEPHPPGSGNEQQKAFPWTVAFDTAAQLAQEPRTAATGQL